The sequence TTAGTACTAGGAGTTCTAGGGTACAATGTAAAGTGTTTCTAAACAACTTTTTTTTGCAGAATGGCATGAGAGTAGCAACGGTGATATACGGCGAGATGATGATTCTCCAAcagctaatggtgatgatgacagacaaacaaaggatAAGCAAGTAACAAAGGCACTAGAAAACTTGTCAAAAGTGAGtagctttttcttcttaatttataTATAGTAAAATATGATGATATTTAATAGAGAGCATGTTGTAAAGACAATAATCAGTGTCAGAACATTAGATATAACTAGAAACACTTAATATACTATCTGATAAGTAAATGTGCAGGTTaatcatataaatgtgtattacagtatatatgtatgtgtgtgtgtgtttccttactTTATAATTTATTACATATCTGTCTGCATTTATGCATTGTTTATTTCATGGTCAAATATAAGTTGAGAGACTGACACAAGTGCACAATAAGTGGCATGAATCCATAAGAGGGAGGTTCATTATTTATATCTCAATGAATCATCAGCTTCATACTCATCCTTTACTAATGCGATTGGTATTTAGGGTCccattgtataaatataaaattttctTTCCAGTTAAACGGCTCAGAGAATGGGGAATGTGACGATACCGAAAGTGATAGTACCTATGAACTGGATGGCCCTTTGCTGGCGGACAGCTTAGTGCCATTCAACTTAACCGCTCCGTCCCCAATGCCCGCCTACCTCAACGTGCACTACATCTGCGAATCAGCATCTAGATTGCTTTTCCTATCTGTCCATTGGGCTCGCAATATCCCAACCTTCCAGTGCCTCAAGTGAGTtttttgtatatctttgtatTTAGTGATATATTCATGGGTATTtgttatataaattatacatatataaatgtatgcagatATTTTATTATGAAAAATTAATGTAAGGTATTTCGTAAAAGCTGACTTGCAATATTTTAAACAATAATGTATCCAAACAGAATGAAACTGTACTTAGGTAAATGATCATCAGCTGTAACCATCTAAGACATTAAAAATTAAATTATACTTTTGAAAGTATTCATGATTAAATAATGTTTTCAACACTTGCTTTATAAATCTAAGAAATGTTAACTAATTACAAAAACTTCCTCCACAGCCAAGAAACGCAGGTGACGTTGGTTCGGGGTTGTTGGTCAGAACTGTTCACATTGGGCATGGCACAATGTAGTAGGATCATGTCCCTCAACACCATTCTCACCGCAATCGTCTCGCACCTTACACAGGCTGCGGCCAGTGAAAAGCTCACACCTTCCCGGTTTAAACAGGTTCGTGTGACAGGTCTTCATTCAACATATTCTGGAAATTTGAAACCGAATATTGTTTGTTGTGTTATAGCTAATTTACATGTTTTTGTAGTGATAATCCTAACTGGGGGATGTTGGAAAGAAAATTacaaatattgtttttttgtgttaaaGCTCATTTATATGTTGTGGTGATGTGGGAATTTTGAAAGGATAATACAGAtcataatgttttttgttttttttctctcaggttTCGGACCACATAAGTCGTCTCCAAGATTTTGTAACAGCCATGACAAAACTTCAACCAGATGAACATGAATACGCTTATCTTAAGACCATAGTGCTCTTCCAGTATGGTGAGTTTTAGTTAATTTTTGATTCTgcattctcctctttttctttcttcttctctttcttcctgtaaAATCAAGTAGGTTGTAATTTCAGATGTTACAAGCATATGTGaatgaaagagaagtaaaaacttGCATAGAGTGCATAAGAAATGTGTATTTTAGAAACTGGGGTAGAAAATCCACTGTACTGCTAGTGTTTAATATCTATCATTAAGTGCAAAAATGTAAGTTAATttaattatatagataattacttttttctttatttctaaagGTTAAGTAACTGAATTGAGTCCAATTTtgacaaaacaagaataaaaatagcaTGTGATATTAACTACTCTAAAAAAACGTACCTTTTAACTGAGGCAGTTTCTGTATTAGGTGAGCCTCTCatcatgattttttgtttgtttgtttgtgtattagtTTTGCCCCAAATACTcacactccttcttctcctttagaAAATATCCAGGGAAGCAAGAGGAACCAGATAGAACGACTACAAGAAAGGGCAGCTCAGGAGCTAAGGCATCATGTGGAAGACACATACCCAGATACACCCGAGAGATTCTCCAGACTTCTCCTAAAGTTACCTCCACTCAGAGCACTTCAGCCCCAGGTATCAAAGAGATGGATGTCGAATCTGTATTATTGGGTGTAATTAAGATATCTTTTAGAAATATAGTTCAGTTTTATTGTAGATTGTTTCAATGAGTGGAgtttaaaatgtttattttctgtAAGATATTGACATGAGCAATTGACTCGGAAGATTTTAGTTTGGTACTTGATACAAAACCTTGTTTAGATaaatattatttacttatttttcctctAAATCCGATCAACTTTtaactttcatttccttttttcctcaggTTATGGAGGAGCTGTTCTTTGCCGGTCTAATAGGAAATGTACAGATAGATTCTGTCATCCCATACATAATGAAGATGGAAATGACAGAGTAGTCAAGTGGAGTGACAATGATACAGAATTATTGGCCAAAGAAAGTGTTACTGTCTTGATGATAGTGAGTGCTGGGTAACGACGGCTCAGCATAACAAAGACAGTGCCGTAGTTTGTATCTGGTCAGACTCCAGAAgcataaacagagaaaaacaaaagacatttTCCAAAGTTATGGTGTGTGTGGACCTCGGGCTTTGGGGCAAAAAAATGCAGtttcatctgaaaaaaaaaactggaaagttACAATAATGGCCGTGACGGTGATTGGTTGAGGATTAttttaaaagtaaaaatgaaaaataaaagaagaaaccaGTGACTATTGTGCTATGGATTTGTACTTGATGGGCTTTTCCTAATGAGAAGGGTTTGAAGGTGGATACAACAAGTCCACACATATTTGGCCGTCATACTGTTTAACTAATTGCTAAAATTCTCAATAACGTGTGGATCATTGTTATTTAACCAGAATTCCCTTTCTTGTTTATCTCCATTGGATCAGGGTACTTTCATAAGCATTATCTTAAGTAATTTTGCAATTGATGTGTAGTACATTTCTCAACACGTACAGCCCAACACTGTATAATAACATGAAGActgtttttcattatcagtacAGAAATGTGATTATAGGCCAGTTTTTACAATTGCTCCAGTGTTCATGGAAGACAATGACTGCAGTCAAGACAAGCAGCGACGAGTCACgtccttttttttcatcaaacTCATTCATGTTGTACAATATGAATGCAAGCTTTTACCAAATTTCATGATCACACTGGTTTTGACCtcattgaaagaaaaaagaaatattacaagTGCTGATCATGGAATATCGGGGCTTCCATGAAATTGGTAGGACCAGCAATTTAGTAAGATTTTTGTATGGTGCATTTCATGATCAAAAGATTGTGAAAATACAAAATCCCTCTGAGAGCTGTTTTAAAAGTTGCTGGTTGAAGTCATCGTTAAGTAAGTCAAAGGATGACCTTCATAACACAGACCTGAATTGTAATACTGTaacacagaaagagatacatgTATTAGGTGATTCGTGCAGATGTGTGCATGTGATTATCATAAGTCAAAATAAACCAGAAAATATATAAAGGGTCCAGATAGCCGATTCTCTCACTCTCAAAATGGTCAAAATGTGCTTGTCTTTCCATTTTAAGGAATCAACCCATCATGtcaaaaattaataacaaaaatgccaTGGCATGTAATTTAAGCAGGATGGGCAAAGGGCATAAAAAGTACAGTTGCTGGTTTAGATTAATGGGTATGTTAAAAATGAATTATTGATTGCATCACTTTCCAACATTTCGGTCATATTTTTCAAACTGGTTCTTGTTTTGATGTGCTTCAAAGAGATAGAATGTGTGTATCAAAACCAATAATTCATTTTATAAACAATCCCaaaatttattttcatatgttgATAAAAGTTGTACTGAACCCACATAGCATTCTATAACCCTATTGCATCAAAAGATCCAACTCACTGATTTGTACAGTGCATATGTTATTGCAACTGCAAGGTGTATCTTATCTCTCTTTAACCATGTTTtcagatataataatgatttattattttattgtaattttttctgTATATAGGGTGGTGCTTCTATTGAACAGATTTTGTgtctaattatttcttttatcatgattggtacattttttgtttccgttttcaaTATAGTATGCAGTACTATAAGATTATGTCAGTATTATTTGTAACACAGTGAACAGTGAATGGGACTTAAAGAATACTACTgccatcctttcttttattctttttttcttcaggaCTGGCATGTAATCACTCAATGTTTGACTGTGTGACATTTCAACTTCTGTCTGATTTCTCATTAGGTCCTTTCTTATTTCACTGCTTTCTTTATAACTCAGAATTTAggatatttttcctctttttctattcttacaATATCAGGATGATTAACATGGTGACTGTGAAgacttgctttttcctttttttctcacaaaAGTTGAGCAAATACAAAATGGTGGATGTAAACTACTTGTTAATTTTGCAGTTTACTCTTTTGCtgctgaacaaacaaacaactactcCTGATAATTACTCTAGTCTGGCCTCATCAGATATGTTTGGCATTATAATGTTGCTTTAGAAGTATAATACTGTACCATATTAATTCTTCCATTTGTTATCGAGTCAAACTGGTTGTAAGCTCAGCATTGTTGACGACCGACAGTTCTCTTTTTCCCAGTTCTTTAAGGAAGAAATTTTAGTCGTGGTGGTCATCAATTCATGTTGAAGATTTTATGTTAACAGGATAAGAGCAGGCACTTTCATTGGTTAGTTGTTTTACATTGACTTTGTTGCAGAATTTGGTTTCATGAAGGCAATTTGGAAGACAAATTATGAGACAGCAGTTTATTTTTGAAGGAAGAATAAGCTAGTCAGTGTATAGCAAAAATATTGTTTTGAGTAAGACCAAAATTGATTGCCTGTGTACACAAGACAAACTGACATGTTCTGTAACAGAGGAAAGGCAATGCCAACCTGAGTACAGTATTGTATTCAACCAGTTAGTGTCTACTTTTATCCAGTGATTATTaacttttctaatatatatatttttgttttttgtttttgtttcttttttatcaattaattGAGGGATAATAATATGCATTGCCAAGAAATTGACACAAAATACATTTCATACTTTTATAAAATGCCGGGCTTTATCCCCGTTTTCCCAGGCAACCCAAGAATGCCTGTGCGTATCCATATACAGTAGGGGATAAAACTCATTTAAAAATAAGTGTTGGAGTGACATCCCTGATCTTCACTCAACTCCACACCAGAATCACACAAAGCTGAGGCTACAAAGCTCATGCTAGTTTAATTTGCCTGGACACTGATCACCGGTGAAAAGTGTGCATTttgctgtctttatttttttcccctttttttaatgtGAGACAGGAAAGGCAATTCTGAGCTTTGTGGAGATGCTGTCTTTTCACAAAAGAactatgaagaaaagaagaaatatttcaAAAAAGAAGACAAGCCTCAACCCAAATCAAAGAAATGGTTAAGAATTGCCGAGCTTGTCTGGAAGTACTTTACTGCTAATCCTACAACActgtggaaaatatatatatatatctcggcAATTAAATCATGCAAGGTTCTTCCGTTATATTGAGTGAATTATCAAAAATTACAGACTTTCATAATGGATATGCCTTAAGAAATACAAATCACATTTTTGTATATGAAAGATTAATCATATTTTTGTATGAAATtttggaaaataataaaagtttcTGCTGCTCATGTACTGATACACAATGGAGCTTCTCagttgtgcatatgtgtgttgtgATGAGGGAAGGTGATCCTTAAGGAGATGCTACAAAAGGTTCATGATCGCTCGTCAAATCACATAAAAATCTTTGGGAATTTGAAAGTGAACACAAAAGGTAATGGTAATTGAGTACATTACTtgtgatatattttatatgagtGTAATGATATGTACACTGCTAACAAAATAATTAAGTTTATATTTCGGTGTCTCTTTCAAGtacccaatatttttttttcttcactcaaGTATTTCCTTGAGAAACACCCTTGTATATATCATTTAAGAACAACAATCATGAATCGTTTGTCTATTTCATTACTTCTCTATGATGTAATTATGTATTTCTTAACATAAAATctaaaagacaaagcaaaaatttgttttattttacccaGAAGTAAAGATtaactttgtgtgtatatataattttgatggattaacaataaaatattcattgttttaagtatatttatattttgaagtaatagcagcaacaatcATACAAAATTTAAATTATCACAGTTAAACTAGAATGTAATGTACTGACTACATAATTATCACAAGATATTGCACTTCAAAATAATCTGTGGTACATAACACTTtgtgaagaaaataaatattttttttacataaataattTTAGCCATCTATTACTATAAACACCTATTactgatatgtataaatactatGGCTAAATGATATCAATTATCTTTAGAATCCTATCCCAAATGTGTCCCGGAATAGTAAAACTTTCCCGAAATAAATTCAAGTGCAAACTTGAATCCTGATTTCTTCCTTGTGCAGACTAGAAGCTTTTTTAATTAATTCTCTATAATTTTTATGTTAAAACTGACATATAACTCAACTTTGTCAATTTGAGTAAACATTTACAAAACCATGATAAAAGGTACCTGAAAAGATAATGTGGTAAAAGATTATCATTACTAGAGTCCATCTTCACTGGTTCTCTACATTTGCATACATTGACAATACTGCACATTTTTTGAGAAACTTGAAAATCTGACAGATTAGTGGAATTAATTAATAAAGCTGTGTACTGGTCATTCATTGGAAATGATACTATCTACAGAAGTACAGAGAAACTGGTAATATCATGGACTTATCACATCTTACATTACTTATACTTGTGCAAACATTTCTTCAGGGTCATTCCAAAGACCATATTATAAGGATGGACATACGTAGTGTCATTCCCATAATTATCAACAAGTTTACGACCTTCATTGGCCCATTTAAATATTGAGCCCTCCAGGTTAAATACTTGCACAGGGGTAGTGGGTTTCACATTATCAACTTGGGTTTTCAACTTTCTAGCCAAGTCAGAAGACCTGTATCCAAGGGAACAGTAACATACTATCTTGAGCTCCTCTTCAGGCTCCTTTTCGTTGAATGGCTTCAAGATCTCTTTGAGGAGTTCTTCAACTTCCTCTGCATTGAGGTCGTCCCTAATTCTCCTAGCCTTTTCGAGATGACTCACTTTATACTCGTCTTCCTCACGAACGTCAAGTAATATTATATTATCCTGATGCTTGAGTTCATTCGGTTCCGGAGATCTTGCTATTCCTTGCGACTCGGGAACCATCTCAGAGATTTCACTTGCAGAACCAGAACTCACAGTACTGTTTTGTGAGCCTAACCAGCTAGCAAGTTCCTCGGTACTAATGTGGGTTACGTCACTGTACTTGGTTCGGACAGCAAAGAGTATAGCCTCCATCTTCTATCCtgggaaaagaagtgaaaatatAATATTTCCGAAACGTACCAAATTACAACATATGTTTCCCATTTCGTTCCAAATTATCTAATATCATAAATGTACATGCGCATACATTCAATAGATTTAGATCAAAAGTAGTACCGGCTATATAAAACATCGATATATAAGGTAACGAAGATGACTATCTTAAATGATAAAGTCAACATTAAAAGACGCCATGATCTGGTGTGACTATTTGCTACGCAGTTTATAAACCAAAGCAAGCTTCTTGCCGATTAAAGCAAGGATCATATCTGCAAGTAACGAAATCGTGCTAAACCTTCTGCACTGAAGATTATCGTACTTTTATTTTATCAACTGAAGCAATTAAAACATGACGTTTAGTAATAAGTTCTTGTATTGGGGTCCCTCGGTGTTACCTAAATGGATGTACGCAAAGGTAGATAATGACATGTAAGCTTGAACTAGTTACCAAGCAGAGCGGCAAGGCACCTCGGTCCTCCTTTCACAGACGGACATCAAAAAATTGCTTGGTTGAAGTCCGACGGCATTTGCTTACAAGCATTAacttcagaaatacatgtttgaagttgatgatggtgaagatgaggatGCTGATGTATTCATTACTGGTGTTATTACTGATTATAGTGAGTGAATGGTGTTAATGATGGCAGTGACATGGTGATGACAGAcattatagtagcagtagtagtaacaacagcaatggaatcaagaataataatgatagtaatgctgttaataataataataataataataataataataataataataatgataatgataatgataataataataataataataataataataataataataataacaataataataataataataataataataataatgataataataataataataacaataataataataataacaacaataataatggtaataataacaataaaacaataacaccagtattacaacaacactaacaacaacaacaacaaaataataataatattattaataataataatgataataatgataataataataataatagtaataataataataataataataataataataataataataataataataataataataataataataataataataataataataatgatattagtaataatggtaataataacaataaaaacaccaccaccaccaacaacaacataataacaaaaataaacattaccaAAATAGACGAGGTTGTGGCGATGTATTAAGAGATTTTAAACATGATGTTTACAGAAAACACCAGGATTTCCCCAAGAATATAAAGATCACGTTTTTCTAATTTGATtttcaagaaataaaacaaatctttTGATGGTACATGATGGTTCGTTGGGAACatcgtcatcagtatcatcatgatctttatcattatcattattattatcattattattattatcattattattattatccttatcattattattattattattattattattattattattattattattattattattattattattatcttaatcatcaatatcactgtcattattatcatcattatctgtcattattatcatcattatcgttatctttatttctctcttttctatcagtgtaccatttcctttttctttagtagcagcagcagcagaagtaacagtagtagtagtagtagtagtagtagtagtagtagtagtagtagtagtagtagtagtagtagtagtagtagtagtagtagtagtagtatgattataatgtatataaaaaataataaggagaccaggaaaatgaaggggatggggcagaataataagaaggaaaagaaagtctGTCGTTCTCGTGGCCTACACTATGGCATACTTTGCCAAACGTATCGCTGTAACGGGATGCTGTCACTACGAGTATAATTTTTACAGTCcactatacatatttacattcatacacaagCGCACGAATTTACAAGCAAagacacacgcgagcacacatgcgcacacacgcacacacggacacgtacacgcacgcactctcacgcacacacacgcacatgcgcacgcgcacgcacacgcacacgcacacgcacacgcacacgcacacacgcacacgcacacgcacacgcacacgcacacgcacacacataca is a genomic window of Penaeus vannamei isolate JL-2024 chromosome 14, ASM4276789v1, whole genome shotgun sequence containing:
- the LOC113814998 gene encoding orphan steroid hormone receptor 2 isoform X4, whose amino-acid sequence is MVTNPALFTHTMLSAAPTLLLGNSPVLGSDWMGRLKELQERGGLAAAAAAAAAASSGSDIESGDLDNSRQYTSRNTGQPVAMDLCVVCGDRASGRHYGAISCEGCKGFFKRSIRKQLGYTCRGNKTCEVTKHHRNRCQYCRLQKCLAMGMRSDCKNDTKDLYKTVQSERKPNSFLGSSDRREKEGSPPISVNPLAGLESPTLASSKTPVVGKDIPSQPPTSLAELHQQMAKAFEGAFSRDAKEAEWHESSNGDIRRDDDSPTANGDDDRQTKDKQVTKALENLSKLNGSENGECDDTESDSTYELDGPLLADSLVPFNLTAPSPMPAYLNVHYICESASRLLFLSVHWARNIPTFQCLNQETQVTLVRGCWSELFTLGMAQCSRIMSLNTILTAIVSHLTQAAASEKLTPSRFKQVSDHISRLQDFVTAMTKLQPDEHEYAYLKTIVLFQYENIQGSKRNQIERLQERAAQELRHHVEDTYPDTPERFSRLLLKLPPLRALQPQVMEELFFAGLIGNVQIDSVIPYIMKMEMTE
- the LOC113814998 gene encoding orphan steroid hormone receptor 2 isoform X2, which codes for MTMESPHHLKESPPPSPGDDSKGSDLVDSTSALSNPLLVTTAGGLMVTNPALFTHTMLSAAPTLLLGNSPVLGDWMGRLKELQERGGLAAAAAAAAAASSGSDIESGDLDNSRQYTSRNTGQPVAMDLCVVCGDRASGRHYGAISCEGCKGFFKRSIRKQLGYTCRGNKTCEVTKHHRNRCQYCRLQKCLAMGMRSDCKNDTKDLYKTVQSERKPNSFLGSSDRREKEGSPPISVNPLAGLESPTLASSKTPVVGKDIPSQPPTSLAELHQQMAKAFEGAFSRDAKEAEWHESSNGDIRRDDDSPTANGDDDRQTKDKQVTKALENLSKLNGSENGECDDTESDSTYELDGPLLADSLVPFNLTAPSPMPAYLNVHYICESASRLLFLSVHWARNIPTFQCLNQETQVTLVRGCWSELFTLGMAQCSRIMSLNTILTAIVSHLTQAAASEKLTPSRFKQVSDHISRLQDFVTAMTKLQPDEHEYAYLKTIVLFQYENIQGSKRNQIERLQERAAQELRHHVEDTYPDTPERFSRLLLKLPPLRALQPQVMEELFFAGLIGNVQIDSVIPYIMKMEMTE
- the LOC113814998 gene encoding orphan steroid hormone receptor 2 isoform X1; translation: MTMESPHHLKESPPPSPGDDSKGSDLVDSTSALSNPLLVTTAGGLMVTNPALFTHTMLSAAPTLLLGNSPVLGSDWMGRLKELQERGGLAAAAAAAAAASSGSDIESGDLDNSRQYTSRNTGQPVAMDLCVVCGDRASGRHYGAISCEGCKGFFKRSIRKQLGYTCRGNKTCEVTKHHRNRCQYCRLQKCLAMGMRSDCKNDTKDLYKTVQSERKPNSFLGSSDRREKEGSPPISVNPLAGLESPTLASSKTPVVGKDIPSQPPTSLAELHQQMAKAFEGAFSRDAKEAEWHESSNGDIRRDDDSPTANGDDDRQTKDKQVTKALENLSKLNGSENGECDDTESDSTYELDGPLLADSLVPFNLTAPSPMPAYLNVHYICESASRLLFLSVHWARNIPTFQCLNQETQVTLVRGCWSELFTLGMAQCSRIMSLNTILTAIVSHLTQAAASEKLTPSRFKQVSDHISRLQDFVTAMTKLQPDEHEYAYLKTIVLFQYENIQGSKRNQIERLQERAAQELRHHVEDTYPDTPERFSRLLLKLPPLRALQPQVMEELFFAGLIGNVQIDSVIPYIMKMEMTE
- the LOC113814998 gene encoding orphan steroid hormone receptor 2 isoform X3, with amino-acid sequence MTMESPHHLKESPPPSPGDDSKGSDLVDSTSALSNPLLVTTAGGLMVTNPALFTHTMLSAAPTLLLGNSPVLGSDWMGRLKELQERGGLAAAAAAAAAASSGSDIESGDLDNSRQYTSRNTGQPVAMDLCVVCGDRASGRHYGAISCEGCKGFFKRSIRKQLGYTCRGNKTCEVTKHHRNRCQYCRLQKCLAMGMRSDSVQSERKPNSFLGSSDRREKEGSPPISVNPLAGLESPTLASSKTPVVGKDIPSQPPTSLAELHQQMAKAFEGAFSRDAKEAEWHESSNGDIRRDDDSPTANGDDDRQTKDKQVTKALENLSKLNGSENGECDDTESDSTYELDGPLLADSLVPFNLTAPSPMPAYLNVHYICESASRLLFLSVHWARNIPTFQCLNQETQVTLVRGCWSELFTLGMAQCSRIMSLNTILTAIVSHLTQAAASEKLTPSRFKQVSDHISRLQDFVTAMTKLQPDEHEYAYLKTIVLFQYENIQGSKRNQIERLQERAAQELRHHVEDTYPDTPERFSRLLLKLPPLRALQPQVMEELFFAGLIGNVQIDSVIPYIMKMEMTE
- the LOC113815001 gene encoding uncharacterized protein, with the translated sequence MEAILFAVRTKYSDVTHISTEELASWLGSQNSTVSSGSASEISEMVPESQGIARSPEPNELKHQDNIILLDVREEDEYKVSHLEKARRIRDDLNAEEVEELLKEILKPFNEKEPEEELKIVCYCSLGYRSSDLARKLKTQVDNVKPTTPVQVFNLEGSIFKWANEGRKLVDNYGNDTTYVHPYNMVFGMTLKKCLHKYK